The DNA region CCGGGACGCGGAAACGGAACGGCAGGTTCTCCTGCGCCCAGGCGTACCCGCCCCGCACCAGCGCGCAGTTCGCCGAGACGACCTTCTCGCCCTTCTTGCCGAGGCGTCGCTCGATCTCCCGGTCCACGAGGGCGAGGTCCCGCTCGTAGACGGCGCAGACCATTCCCAGCGACCACATGTTCCGACCGCGCTTGGGGTCGGGGACGAGCTTGCGGCACTCGGCCTCGATCGGAACCTCGTGGACGCGGTAGCCGCGCTTCCGGAAGTCCGCCAGCGCCTCGGCGTACTGCGCCCGGATCGCGGCGTCGGGCGATTCGCCCCATCCGCTCTCCAGGAGCAGGATCGTTCCCTCGCGCAGTCCGCCGACGTCGATGCGGCTGTACAACACCTGCTCGTTCAGCGCGACGACGAGGTCGGCGGTCTCGCCCATGTTCGTCACGGGCCCCGTGGCGAACCGGATCCGGTTGCCGCTCGCCCCCTGGCGGGAACGGAACGGGGGCTCGATCTCCGCCGGGATGATCTCGACGGTCCAGACCCCGTTTCCGGACTGCGCGCACAACGTGCCGAACAGCTGGCCCGCCGTCTGCGCCCCCTCGCCCGAGTCCGAGACGAACTCGATGATCTGCTGGTCGACGATCGCGACACCGGGCGCGTCCTTCTTCATGCCGAACCCTCCTTCGGAACCTGGGATCCCGCTCCGTACGGGGCCGGGGGCGGTTCCGGTCAGTCGCCGGTGCCGAGCTCGTCCCACAGCGAGTGGACGACGATCTCGTTCTCCGCGGCCTCGTGGCGCCTGAGGGTCGCCACGAACAGCTGGACGGCGGCGTTGAGCTCCCGCAGGTCGTAGACCGCCGGGTCCTCGAGGCCCTCGGCCTGCGCGATGATCCGCTCGAGGCGCTCGGAGAGCACGGGGTGCTCCTTCCTGAGCGCGTCGAGCTGCCGGGCGAGACGGGGTTTGGCCAGCGGGAGGGCGCCGAACAACGCCCCCTTCTCCTCCGACTCGAAGTGGTCCTGCAGCCCGCGCCGGAG from Candidatus Polarisedimenticolaceae bacterium includes:
- a CDS encoding hemerythrin domain-containing protein; its protein translation is MSERDLAGTPIPQSELTETLDEHKACLRLVEAVEECLTHRPDLEGRWVATLLERLRPLRRGLQDHFESEEKGALFGALPLAKPRLARQLDALRKEHPVLSERLERIIAQAEGLEDPAVYDLRELNAAVQLFVATLRRHEAAENEIVVHSLWDELGTGD
- a CDS encoding 2-oxoacid:acceptor oxidoreductase family protein, encoding MKKDAPGVAIVDQQIIEFVSDSGEGAQTAGQLFGTLCAQSGNGVWTVEIIPAEIEPPFRSRQGASGNRIRFATGPVTNMGETADLVVALNEQVLYSRIDVGGLREGTILLLESGWGESPDAAIRAQYAEALADFRKRGYRVHEVPIEAECRKLVPDPKRGRNMWSLGMVCAVYERDLALVDREIERRLGKKGEKVVSANCALVRGGYAWAQENLPFRFRVP